Proteins encoded by one window of Kribbella flavida DSM 17836:
- a CDS encoding YciI family protein: MLLIYGNEQTWQALADEGIETVYDVHRGVLAETRERGELIAADGLTTERARVVQLLDGSPAVTDGPFTEAKEVLAGYYLLDCDLERATELAARLPEAKYSPVEVRALTTAFEQ; this comes from the coding sequence ATGCTGCTGATCTACGGCAACGAACAGACCTGGCAGGCGCTGGCGGACGAGGGCATCGAGACGGTGTACGACGTGCACCGCGGGGTGCTGGCCGAGACGCGGGAGCGCGGCGAGCTGATCGCCGCCGACGGGCTGACCACGGAGCGGGCGCGCGTCGTCCAGCTGCTCGACGGTTCGCCGGCCGTGACCGACGGCCCGTTCACCGAGGCGAAGGAGGTGCTGGCGGGCTACTACCTGCTGGACTGCGACCTGGAGCGCGCGACCGAGCTGGCCGCCCGGCTGCCAGAGGCGAAGTACTCGCCGGTCGAGGTGAGGGCGTTGACCACGGCGTTCGAGCAGTGA